In Leptolyngbya sp. CCY15150, the DNA window ACGATGGCATTGTCTACCACAATACCTACACCTAACGCCAAACCACCCAGACTAAAGACATTCAGAGATAAGCCAAACAGCCCCATCATCATGATGGACGCAAGGGTGGCCAGGGGAATAGCTAGAACAATAATGAAGGTTTGCCGCAGGGATCCTAGGAACAGCAGCACAGCTACAGCCGCGAGGGTAGCTCCTGTGAGACCAGAAATTGCCACATTTTGAATCGAGTTATTGATGAAGCGCGATTCATCCAGAGTGGCCGTCAGCAGCATATTTTCAGGAATTAACCCGGTTGCCCGCAGGCTGTCTAGACGGGCCTTCACCGCATCCACCACCTCCACCGTATTAGCGTCGGATTGCTTTTGAATACTGACCTTCACTGCGGGCTGTCCGTTCAGGAGTACGAAGATCCGCTGTTCTTCCGTGCCGTCCTGCACCGTCGCCACATCTCGCAGATAGACACGCTGGGGTGGGTCGCTATCGTCCACCTGGATGGCTAGATTGCGCACCTCATCAGCACTTTGGAACTGGCCCACTAGACGCGTCAGGGTTTCTTCCTCACCGCCCCGCAGCCGGCCGCCCGAAATATCCTGGTTGCGATCGCTGAGGGCGCTGATCACATCACTCACATTCACCCCAACTGCCTGCAGGCGCTGCAAGTCAACATTCACCTGCACTTCTTCCGATAGACCACCGGATATATCAACGCTAGCTACCCCTGGCACTTGGACTAGCTCCCGCGCTAATTCTTCATCAGCAAAAATCCGCAGTTCTGCATCATCGAAGGAAGGCGAGGTCAGCGCCAGCTCATACACCGGCAGTTGGGATGGATCAAACTTAAACAGCCGAGGCGTACCAATGGTATCCGGCAAGCGATCGCGGGCCCGGTTGAGGGTAGCCGTAGCGTCGTTGAGAGCTTGATCGACATCACCGCCTGGCTCAAAGAATAAATCCAGGCTAATCCGTCCCTCTCTCGTCTGGGAAAAGATCTGCACCACGCCTTCGGTGGCCGACAGCGCTTCTTCTAACGGACGGGTGACTTCATCGACCGCCACCTCTGGGGCGAGCCCGGGCGCATCAATCCTTAGACCAATGCGTGGATAGGTAATCGAAGGCAGCAGATCCACCGGTAGTTGGGTAATCACGAAAAAACCCAAAATAATCGTAGCCACCGTCAGCACCAAGGTACCGATATGCTGTCGGATGGCAAGGCTACTCAGACCGGTTCGTTGGGGAGATTGAGACATGATGACTTGCGTGAGGAGTGGTCAAGAATGCGCCTAAGATTGGGGCTAGCCCTAACCTCCGGCGACAGGTGAATGAGACCGTTCAGCCGCCCTTAGGAGTCTGATAATAAACTTCGCTGTACGGATTCTCCCGCCTGCAGCGGTCGGTTACTGCGAATCACGTAGGCTTCCCCTAGGGTTAACCCATCTAGGATTTCAACTTGGCCATTACGGCGATCGCCCACCTGTACCGTACGGGGCTGCACCGTTGCCATCTCCCCCTCGCCAGTGACAATAAACACCACCGAACCGTCACCCTCGCTCACCTCCAGGGCCGTTTCTGGCACCGTCAGGGCTTGGGAGGCCACGGCATCAAAGCGGACACGGGCAATTAAACCGCTGCTGATTTGACCATCGGTATTGGGAATGGCGATGTACACCGGAATCAATCGCGATGAGGCATCAGCCACGGGAGAAATCCGGGTGATTTGCCCCGTTAACGACGACCCAACAAAGGCATCCAGTTCCACCTGCACAGATTGCCCGACCCGCACCTGACTGCGATCGCGATCGGATATCTGAGCCACTACCTGCATATCTTGGAAGTCACCCAGTTGCAGCACCTCTTGTCCAGACTGGATGAAGTCGCCTGGATCGGCCAAGCGATCCAACACCACACCATCAATAGGAGCCACAATCGTGGAATAGGACAACCGCTCCTGGGCCTGCCGCACCAATTCTGATTGAACCGCAACCCGCTGCTCGGCCGAGGCGATCGCCTGTTCCCGAGTGCGCACCTGCTCTTGGGCTGATCGCAATTCCTGCTGGGTGGTGCGCAGGGTGGTCAAGGCAATTTCTGCCTGCTGGGTAGCGATCGCCCCTGCTTCCGCTAGACCTTGAAAGCGATCGGCATCAATCTGGGCCTGTTCTAGGGAAGCATTCACCTGCTCCACCCGCGCTAAGGCATCCGCCACTTGAGTTTCAGCCTGGGCCACCTCAAACTGACGGGCGGCTAACTCCGCCTCCGCCTCTCCTACCTCAGATTGCAACAAAGCATCATCTAAGCGCGCTATCACCTGCCCGGCTACCACGGGATCCCCAGCATCCACCGTCAAGCTCAGCAACTGACCATCCGCACGCGATCGCAGGGAAATTTGCTGAGCCGGTTCAGTGGTGCCGGTGTAAGACAATAGACCGTCATCGGGCTCTGTACCAGCTTGAGCCACATCGACAATTGCCACCGATTCCTCTGAACCTTCCGACGAAGGGGCTTGCCCTTCCACAACTCGTCCACAGCCCATCGGCAGCCATACCATTGAAATCAGCAGCAACGTTGCTGCCCAAGGCCGATCCCGTTGCTGGTTCAGTGGTTTACCCATGTGTTTCATCCTCAGTCGTTCCACAACACTATGCGCCAACCTAAATCCTGTATTCATCGCCCAACGGTGAACTTCTTGATGGAGGAGCGCTAGCGATCGCCTCCTCTCCCAAGCATCACGCTTGGCATGATAGCGTAGCTAACTATTCTTTATTAAGTTTTTAGAATCTTCTTGTTGCCATTCTACAGCGCCCCCTAGAAAACGATCGGTTAGTCCAATACTTTTATGGAGCGATCGCCCAGAAACCGGCCAGAGATTGGACGAAGACTTGAAAGTGAAA includes these proteins:
- a CDS encoding efflux RND transporter periplasmic adaptor subunit → MGKPLNQQRDRPWAATLLLISMVWLPMGCGRVVEGQAPSSEGSEESVAIVDVAQAGTEPDDGLLSYTGTTEPAQQISLRSRADGQLLSLTVDAGDPVVAGQVIARLDDALLQSEVGEAEAELAARQFEVAQAETQVADALARVEQVNASLEQAQIDADRFQGLAEAGAIATQQAEIALTTLRTTQQELRSAQEQVRTREQAIASAEQRVAVQSELVRQAQERLSYSTIVAPIDGVVLDRLADPGDFIQSGQEVLQLGDFQDMQVVAQISDRDRSQVRVGQSVQVELDAFVGSSLTGQITRISPVADASSRLIPVYIAIPNTDGQISSGLIARVRFDAVASQALTVPETALEVSEGDGSVVFIVTGEGEMATVQPRTVQVGDRRNGQVEILDGLTLGEAYVIRSNRPLQAGESVQRSLLSDS